From a single Actinomycetes bacterium genomic region:
- a CDS encoding NfeD family protein: MDVTIATGVAAGLIHTFDQTVMLTGALAMGLCLFTGLAWLGWRAWRAWRAPSILGAEGLVGRRATVRRAVGRTGWVLLDGALWRARSNSGPMRADQTVRVLAVEGLELLVAPEEWEEEGGGAVITALRARWW, from the coding sequence GCGACCGGCGTAGCGGCGGGCCTCATCCACACGTTCGACCAGACCGTGATGCTCACCGGAGCGCTGGCCATGGGGCTGTGCCTGTTCACCGGGCTGGCCTGGCTGGGGTGGCGGGCCTGGCGGGCCTGGCGCGCCCCCAGCATCCTCGGCGCCGAGGGGCTGGTCGGCCGGCGGGCCACCGTCCGGCGGGCGGTCGGCCGGACCGGCTGGGTGCTGCTGGACGGTGCGCTGTGGCGGGCGCGCAGCAACAGCGGGCCGATGCGGGCCGACCAGACGGTCCGGGTGCTGGCCGTGGAGGGCCTCGAGCTGCTCGTCGCGCCGGAGGAGTGGGAGGAGGAGGGTGGCGGCGCGGTCATCACCGCCCTCCGGGCCCGCTGGTGGTGA
- a CDS encoding helix-turn-helix transcriptional regulator, translating to MARPPKPLDPSASQAARLGAAVRQRREELGIIQEELAEMILFSRTHLAQVELGKASASEEFVRRCDGALKADGRLLAIYQEVVIERAQQRQRRTRDRRSNSVSRSRRGLRLVPSQDGTVDQASGSAEPGTSSENLIDRHTATSFFGGTRPTITMPLRTLGTGRYVITQEDFEAADALAQFLRRLVLEPAFHYVSPTGEIDLSYAALCVICGPKCSQVIADIIACDPHFSFVPDENGRWRLTERNTGNSLGSPLDLDFPANQDLAYVARLHRPDDRRPFLLIAGVHAVGSRGAVDFLTKPSNLRQLHQAVGSEPFSMVVSCTFTRTPLRILSSEALIAPRTH from the coding sequence ATGGCCCGCCCGCCGAAGCCTCTGGACCCGTCAGCCTCGCAAGCTGCCCGGCTCGGCGCCGCAGTCCGGCAACGGCGGGAAGAGCTAGGCATAATCCAAGAAGAACTCGCCGAGATGATCCTCTTCTCGCGCACGCATCTGGCCCAGGTGGAACTCGGCAAGGCATCCGCCTCCGAGGAGTTCGTACGACGCTGCGATGGGGCCCTCAAAGCCGATGGCCGCCTGCTGGCCATCTACCAAGAGGTCGTCATCGAACGTGCACAGCAGCGACAGCGGCGGACGCGAGATCGCCGCTCCAACAGCGTATCCAGGAGCCGTCGAGGACTTCGACTCGTGCCGTCACAGGACGGGACGGTCGACCAGGCCAGCGGGAGCGCCGAGCCCGGAACGTCATCTGAGAACCTCATCGACCGGCACACGGCGACCAGCTTCTTCGGTGGTACGCGACCTACCATCACCATGCCACTGCGGACCCTCGGGACTGGCCGGTACGTAATTACCCAAGAGGATTTCGAGGCAGCAGACGCCCTCGCGCAGTTCTTGCGTAGGCTCGTACTCGAACCAGCCTTCCACTACGTCTCTCCGACGGGTGAAATCGACTTGAGCTATGCCGCGCTCTGTGTCATCTGCGGCCCGAAATGCTCACAGGTCATCGCAGACATCATCGCCTGCGACCCACATTTTTCCTTCGTCCCTGACGAAAATGGCCGATGGCGATTGACTGAGCGAAACACTGGGAACAGCTTGGGATCACCGCTCGACCTTGACTTCCCTGCGAATCAGGATCTCGCGTATGTCGCTCGCCTCCACCGGCCCGATGATCGACGCCCGTTCCTACTGATCGCCGGTGTTCACGCCGTTGGCTCTCGGGGCGCCGTAGACTTCCTCACCAAGCCGAGCAACCTACGCCAACTCCATCAGGCGGTAGGTAGTGAACCCTTCTCGATGGTAGTCTCATGCACGTTCACGCGAACACCGCTTCGCATTCTCTCCAGTGAAGCACTCATTGCACCAAGAACGCACTGA
- a CDS encoding CoA-transferase: MLVVAGARALAGRRVCFVGIGLPNIAVALAQRTVAPDVELVYESGVYGARPARLPLSIGDPCLVTGATAAMSMVELFQYYLQGGLIDVGFLGAAQLDRYGNINTTVIGPYDHPKVRLPGSGGACEIAINAREVFVLMRQSARSFVERVDFQTSPGNLGGAALRAAQGWQGRGPSVVVTDLGTYRFDADTGEMVLATVHPGVTVDEVRAATGWDVRVAGDLATTPAPTGEELRLIREELDPQRIYVK, from the coding sequence ATGCTGGTCGTGGCGGGGGCGCGCGCGCTGGCCGGCCGGCGCGTCTGCTTCGTGGGCATTGGGCTGCCCAACATCGCGGTCGCGCTCGCCCAGCGGACCGTCGCGCCCGATGTCGAGCTGGTCTACGAGTCGGGGGTGTACGGCGCCCGGCCCGCCCGCCTGCCGCTGTCCATCGGCGACCCCTGCCTGGTCACCGGCGCCACCGCGGCGATGAGCATGGTGGAGCTGTTCCAGTACTACCTTCAGGGCGGGCTGATCGACGTCGGGTTCCTCGGCGCGGCCCAGCTCGACCGGTACGGCAACATCAACACCACCGTGATCGGCCCCTACGACCACCCCAAGGTGCGCCTGCCCGGCTCCGGCGGGGCGTGCGAGATCGCCATCAACGCGCGCGAGGTGTTCGTGCTGATGCGCCAGTCGGCCCGCTCGTTCGTGGAGCGGGTCGACTTCCAGACCAGCCCAGGCAACCTCGGCGGGGCCGCCCTGCGGGCCGCCCAGGGCTGGCAGGGCCGGGGGCCGTCGGTGGTGGTGACCGACCTTGGGACCTACCGGTTCGACGCCGACACCGGCGAGATGGTCCTGGCCACCGTGCATCCTGGGGTCACCGTCGACGAGGTGCGGGCGGCGACCGGCTGGGACGTGCGGGTGGCCGGCGACCTGGCCACCACGCCCGCCCCGACCGGCGAGGAGCTCCGCCTGATCCGCGAGGAGCTCGACCCCCAGCGCATCTATGTCAAGTAG
- a CDS encoding aminotransferase class III-fold pyridoxal phosphate-dependent enzyme, translating into MSSSHVFHRVPGGLPRVARARGAQVWDADGRRYLDGAGGAVVVGVGHGDERVVEAIRTQALAVAYAHGTMFTSDALEAYAAELAEVVPVDDARVYPVSGGSEAIETALKMARAYHLARGEDRHKVIARWGSYHGNTRGALDVSGREPLRRPYLPWLGQASHTLAAYEYRCPFPDTHPDGCGRRYADALEAAIVRAGPGTVAAFVAEPVAGAALGAAVPPDDYWPAVAEVCRRHGVLLVADEVMTGFGRTGRWFGCDHWGVRPDVLAAAKGAASGYWPLGLAVASGPVHDTIAGTGFTHGLTYSHHVVGAAAGREVLRILRQDGLVEAAAGKGKRLLAELEARLAGHQRVGDVRGLGLMVAVELVADRASRAPFPRSAQVAERVVAAARDRGLLLYSSTGCADGTEGDLVMLGPPLVATDAEVEEMAATTAAAVQATTG; encoded by the coding sequence ATGTCAAGTAGCCACGTCTTCCATCGGGTCCCGGGCGGCCTGCCGCGAGTGGCCCGGGCCAGGGGCGCGCAGGTGTGGGACGCCGACGGCCGTCGCTACCTCGACGGGGCCGGCGGCGCGGTCGTGGTCGGCGTCGGCCACGGCGACGAGCGGGTCGTCGAGGCGATCCGCACGCAGGCGCTCGCGGTCGCCTACGCCCACGGCACGATGTTCACCTCCGACGCGCTCGAGGCCTACGCCGCCGAGTTGGCCGAGGTGGTCCCGGTCGACGACGCCCGCGTCTACCCGGTGTCAGGGGGGAGCGAGGCGATCGAGACCGCGCTGAAGATGGCCCGCGCCTACCACCTGGCCCGAGGCGAGGACCGCCACAAGGTGATCGCGCGGTGGGGCTCCTACCACGGCAACACCCGGGGCGCCCTGGACGTGTCCGGGCGGGAGCCGCTGCGCCGCCCCTACCTGCCCTGGCTCGGGCAGGCCAGCCACACGCTGGCCGCCTACGAGTACCGCTGCCCGTTCCCGGACACCCATCCCGACGGCTGCGGGCGGCGCTACGCCGACGCCCTCGAGGCCGCCATCGTGCGGGCCGGGCCGGGGACAGTGGCCGCGTTCGTGGCCGAACCGGTCGCCGGTGCCGCGCTGGGGGCGGCGGTGCCGCCCGACGACTACTGGCCGGCTGTGGCCGAGGTGTGCCGGCGTCACGGCGTGCTGCTCGTCGCCGACGAGGTGATGACCGGGTTCGGCCGCACCGGCCGCTGGTTCGGCTGCGACCACTGGGGCGTCCGTCCCGACGTCCTGGCAGCCGCCAAGGGCGCTGCGTCGGGCTACTGGCCGCTCGGGCTGGCGGTGGCCAGCGGCCCGGTCCACGACACCATCGCCGGGACCGGGTTCACCCACGGCCTCACCTACTCCCACCACGTGGTCGGGGCGGCCGCCGGCCGGGAGGTGCTGCGCATCCTGCGCCAGGACGGGCTCGTGGAGGCGGCCGCCGGCAAGGGCAAGCGGCTCCTGGCCGAGCTCGAGGCACGGCTCGCCGGCCATCAGCGGGTCGGGGACGTGCGCGGCCTCGGGCTCATGGTCGCCGTCGAGCTGGTCGCCGACCGGGCCAGCCGCGCGCCGTTCCCGCGCTCGGCGCAGGTCGCCGAGCGGGTCGTGGCCGCAGCCCGCGACCGGGGCCTGTTGCTGTACTCCTCGACCGGCTGCGCCGACGGCACCGAGGGCGACCTCGTCATGCTCGGCCCGCCGTTGGTGGCCACCGACGCCGAGGTCGAGGAGATGGCCGCCACGACCGCCGCCGCGGTCCAGGCGACCACCGGGTGA
- a CDS encoding CoA-transferase, translated as MADAVRELVRDGDTLAIEGFTHLISFAAGHEVIRQRKRDLVLCRLTPDVVYDQMVGAGVARKLVFSWLGNPGVGSLHAIRRRVEQADPAPLELEEYSHFGMVGRYTAGAANLPFYPLRSYFETDLPAVNPNIRPVASPFGGETVYAVPPLTPDVTIVHAQRADAGGNAQVWGLTGCQKEAAFAARRVIVVVEELVGEEVVRADPNRTLVPGMKVDAVVVCPRGAHPSYAQGYYDRDNRFYLEWDRISRDPELLEAWLKEWVHGTATHAEYVDKLGEARWRELTPGPALAGPVDYGDYR; from the coding sequence ATGGCCGACGCCGTCCGGGAGTTGGTGCGCGACGGCGACACGCTGGCCATCGAGGGGTTCACCCACCTCATCTCGTTCGCGGCCGGCCACGAGGTGATCCGCCAGCGCAAGCGCGACCTCGTCCTGTGCCGGCTCACCCCCGACGTGGTCTACGACCAGATGGTCGGCGCCGGGGTCGCCCGCAAGCTGGTGTTCTCCTGGCTCGGCAACCCGGGCGTGGGGTCGCTGCACGCGATCCGGCGCCGGGTCGAGCAGGCCGACCCGGCCCCGCTCGAGCTCGAGGAGTACTCCCACTTCGGCATGGTCGGCCGCTATACCGCGGGCGCGGCGAACCTGCCGTTCTACCCGCTGCGGTCCTACTTCGAGACCGACCTGCCCGCTGTGAACCCGAACATCCGGCCGGTCGCCTCACCGTTCGGCGGGGAGACGGTGTACGCGGTGCCGCCGCTCACCCCCGACGTGACCATTGTCCACGCCCAGCGGGCCGACGCTGGCGGCAACGCCCAGGTCTGGGGCCTGACCGGCTGCCAGAAGGAGGCGGCGTTCGCCGCCAGGCGGGTCATCGTGGTGGTCGAGGAGCTGGTGGGGGAGGAGGTGGTGCGCGCCGACCCCAACCGGACCCTCGTCCCGGGCATGAAGGTCGACGCCGTGGTCGTCTGCCCCCGGGGCGCCCACCCCTCCTACGCGCAGGGCTACTACGACCGCGACAACCGCTTCTACCTGGAGTGGGACCGGATCAGCCGCGACCCCGAGCTGCTCGAGGCATGGCTGAAGGAGTGGGTCCACGGCACCGCGACCCACGCCGAGTACGTCGACAAGCTCGGCGAGGCGCGCTGGCGGGAGCTCACCCCCGGCCCGGCCCTGGCCGGCCCCGTCGACTACGGGGACTACCGGTGA
- a CDS encoding RNA-directed DNA polymerase, which translates to MATTRRNELLHRLLAGRCELCEGRTGLQVHHVRKLAGLNKPGRLERPSWVRLMAMRKRKTLVVCDRCHQDIHAGRATATTRN; encoded by the coding sequence ATGGCCACCACCCGGCGCAACGAGCTGCTCCACCGGCTCCTCGCCGGACGGTGTGAGCTGTGCGAGGGACGCACCGGACTGCAAGTCCACCACGTCCGCAAACTCGCCGGTCTCAACAAGCCAGGACGGCTGGAACGGCCGTCGTGGGTGCGCCTGATGGCCATGCGCAAGCGCAAGACCCTCGTGGTCTGCGACCGCTGCCACCAGGACATCCACGCAGGACGGGCCACAGCCACCACCCGGAACTGA